The Chitinophagales bacterium genome window below encodes:
- a CDS encoding thioredoxin family protein: MKKITISTLIILLFALANAQGIEFFHGSFDEAKTAAKEQGKLIFMDAYAVWCGPCKMMSNNVFPQQVVGDFFNENFINLKVDMEKGEGVTLRRTYGVSAYPTLLIIDETGKVVAEVKGARNAESLIDWAKKATLPSQASFDKLQAKYEAGDKSTALLKSLIKMNHAYKKDYNSLMQEYLNGLSDEEIINKENADFIFEYSNTTHSPGLKVLQSYESYFRDIKGNEKYNEKLNNIAIQTVFNAIPEQDEKAKDEALNFLKTYKPTNYSKLSDDLNLSYYEKTKNWEKYDAIAKKYIKSYAKNDNAVYNTVAWTYYMNIDDASKLKTAEKWMQKAIKEDDNYQNNITQAYLLYKLEDYSAAQDAVVYALTLAKEGKEKQNAEIIKKKIEEKLGK, from the coding sequence ACAGCAGCTAAAGAGCAAGGCAAACTAATTTTTATGGATGCTTATGCCGTGTGGTGTGGGCCGTGTAAAATGATGAGTAATAACGTTTTTCCCCAGCAAGTAGTAGGCGATTTTTTTAATGAAAATTTTATCAATCTTAAAGTTGATATGGAAAAAGGCGAAGGCGTTACTTTAAGAAGAACATACGGGGTTTCAGCATATCCTACATTGCTTATTATAGATGAAACAGGAAAAGTTGTAGCTGAAGTAAAAGGAGCAAGAAATGCAGAAAGTTTAATAGATTGGGCAAAAAAAGCCACATTGCCCAGTCAAGCCAGTTTTGATAAACTACAGGCAAAATATGAGGCAGGAGATAAAAGTACAGCATTGCTTAAAAGCCTAATAAAAATGAACCATGCCTATAAAAAAGACTACAACTCATTAATGCAAGAATACCTTAACGGACTTAGCGATGAAGAAATAATTAATAAAGAAAATGCCGATTTTATATTTGAATATAGCAATACTACACATAGCCCGGGCTTAAAAGTGCTTCAATCCTACGAAAGCTATTTTAGAGATATAAAAGGCAATGAAAAATACAATGAAAAGCTAAACAACATAGCTATACAAACCGTTTTTAATGCTATACCTGAGCAAGACGAAAAAGCTAAAGATGAAGCACTAAATTTTTTAAAAACATATAAACCTACAAACTATAGTAAATTAAGTGATGATTTAAACCTTAGCTACTACGAAAAAACAAAAAACTGGGAAAAATATGATGCCATAGCTAAAAAGTATATTAAAAGCTATGCAAAAAATGATAACGCTGTATATAATACCGTAGCATGGACTTACTACATGAATATAGATGACGCAAGCAAGCTAAAAACAGCAGAAAAGTGGATGCAAAAAGCAATAAAAGAGGACGATAATTATCAAAATAACATTACGCAAGCGTATTTGCTATACAAACTTGAAGATTATAGTGCTGCTCAAGATGCTGTAGTTTATGCCCTTACTTTAGCCAAAGAAGGTAAGGAAAAACAAAATGCCGAAATAATTAAAAAGAAGATAGAAGAGAAATTAGGTAAATAA
- a CDS encoding isoleucine--tRNA ligase yields MKHKNKAEKHLFPEYDSLNLSDIDKSIAKFWEDESIFEKSVEEKNDDNTFVFYEGPPSANGLPGIHHVMGRTVKDLFCRYKTMQGYKVPRKGGWDTHGLPVELEVEKELGISKVDIGTKITLEEYNQKCRERVLKFKDVWDDLTIKMGYWVDLDNPYITFENDYIESVWWVINQFFEKGLLYKGYTIQPYSPAAGTGLSTHELNQPGCYREVSDTSVTAQFEIIRNNKSEFLFDNTNEHVYFLAWTTTPWTLPSNTALGVGKNIEYVKVKTYNPYTFKPVSLVLAKNLINSVFKNSRFFETDINYPFVKKQTEIAGKQRIEAILGYELTELQYQNFIKVYFNKSRIVGDLLDAFKNFKFNFTKRSLDLLINAEINVLNPKIPFRIVQEFKGNDLKDIRYHQLLPYKQPEEGDAFKVILANFVTTEDGTGIVHLAPSFGADDKNAADENGIGALTLVDLEGKFVDGLGELSGKYVKNYKDVPENEYRSVDVDIAIMLKEQNKAFNVQKYSHNYPHCWRTDKPVIYYPLDSWFVKSTAVREQLIKNNKQINWKPAATGEGRFGKWLEDLKDWNLSRSRFWGIPLPIWRTEDGEEMICIGSVAQLNAEMEKAKKVLGLENKAINDLHRPYIDDVVLVSASGKPMHRESEVIDVWFDSGSMPYAQWGYPKHNKNMIDKGTAYPADFIAEGVDQTRGWFFTLHTISTILFDKPAFKNVIANGLVLDKDGQKMSKRKRNTIDPFETLNTYGADATRWYMMSNSQPWDNLKFDLQGLDEVRRKLFGTLYNTYSFFSLYANIDQFKFAEKSIALKDRQEIDQWILSVLNTLVKEVQSALDNYEPTNAARLIQDFVDNNLSNWYVRLNRRRFWKGDYSEDKIMAYQTLYTCLETISLLMAPFAPFFSDFMYRNLNNVSGRNKATSVHLADFPKADEKAIDTDLEERMALAQNISSMVLSLRKKEMIKVRQPLSKIIIPVIKEGLQAKVEKVENYILDEINVKEIEYLKDTSGIIKKVIKPNFKTLGPKYGKDMKAINMAVQKFSQEDIDEIEQKGRYILSVDNKTIELSIEDVEISSDDIEGWLVASDKGVTVALDIHITPELEAEGNARELVNRLQNLRKDKGLEVTDRIIVTLEKSEIFSAAISLFKAYICNEILAKDIFEEENLKTGTKIEVNDVEILINIEKIA; encoded by the coding sequence ATGAAACATAAAAACAAAGCTGAAAAGCATCTTTTTCCAGAATACGACTCGTTAAACCTTAGCGATATAGATAAATCTATTGCTAAATTTTGGGAAGATGAAAGCATTTTTGAAAAATCTGTAGAAGAAAAAAATGACGACAATACTTTTGTGTTTTACGAAGGTCCTCCTTCTGCCAATGGCTTGCCGGGCATACACCACGTAATGGGGCGTACGGTTAAAGACCTTTTTTGCCGCTACAAAACCATGCAGGGTTACAAAGTACCACGTAAAGGTGGCTGGGATACACACGGTTTGCCCGTAGAACTTGAAGTAGAAAAGGAGCTGGGCATTTCTAAAGTAGATATAGGCACTAAAATAACTTTAGAAGAATACAACCAAAAATGTCGGGAAAGAGTACTAAAATTTAAAGACGTTTGGGACGATTTAACCATAAAAATGGGTTATTGGGTAGATTTAGATAATCCCTACATTACATTTGAAAACGATTATATAGAATCAGTTTGGTGGGTAATTAATCAATTTTTTGAAAAAGGATTGCTTTACAAAGGCTATACTATACAGCCCTATTCTCCTGCCGCGGGTACGGGCTTAAGTACTCACGAACTTAACCAGCCCGGTTGTTACAGAGAAGTAAGCGACACTTCGGTAACGGCTCAGTTTGAAATAATACGCAATAATAAAAGTGAATTTCTTTTTGACAATACAAATGAGCACGTTTACTTTTTAGCATGGACAACCACTCCTTGGACTTTGCCCTCTAACACAGCTTTGGGCGTAGGCAAAAACATAGAGTATGTTAAAGTAAAAACCTACAATCCTTACACTTTTAAACCCGTAAGTTTAGTTTTAGCAAAAAATCTAATAAATTCTGTTTTTAAAAACAGTAGGTTCTTTGAAACCGATATTAACTACCCATTTGTTAAAAAACAAACTGAAATTGCTGGTAAGCAAAGAATTGAAGCAATATTAGGTTATGAATTAACAGAGCTTCAATATCAAAACTTTATTAAAGTATATTTCAATAAAAGTAGAATAGTTGGTGATTTATTAGACGCTTTTAAAAACTTCAAGTTTAACTTTACCAAAAGAAGTTTAGATTTATTAATAAATGCTGAAATAAATGTACTCAACCCTAAAATTCCTTTTCGTATTGTTCAAGAATTTAAAGGAAACGATTTAAAAGATATTCGCTATCATCAATTACTGCCTTACAAACAACCAGAAGAAGGCGATGCTTTTAAAGTAATATTAGCCAATTTTGTTACCACAGAAGACGGTACAGGCATAGTGCATTTAGCTCCCAGCTTTGGAGCAGATGATAAAAATGCTGCCGATGAAAACGGCATAGGAGCTTTAACTTTAGTAGATTTAGAAGGAAAGTTTGTTGACGGCTTAGGCGAATTAAGTGGTAAATATGTTAAGAACTACAAAGATGTTCCCGAAAATGAATATCGCTCGGTAGATGTGGACATTGCTATAATGCTAAAAGAGCAAAACAAGGCTTTTAATGTGCAAAAATACAGCCACAACTATCCTCACTGCTGGCGTACAGATAAACCTGTTATTTATTATCCCTTAGATAGCTGGTTTGTAAAATCTACAGCGGTAAGAGAGCAACTGATAAAAAACAATAAACAGATAAACTGGAAGCCTGCCGCTACAGGAGAAGGTAGATTTGGCAAATGGCTTGAAGATTTAAAAGATTGGAATTTGTCGCGAAGTAGATTTTGGGGCATTCCATTGCCTATTTGGCGAACCGAAGATGGCGAAGAAATGATATGTATAGGCTCTGTAGCTCAATTAAATGCCGAAATGGAAAAGGCTAAAAAAGTTTTAGGCTTAGAAAACAAAGCTATAAACGACCTACACCGCCCATACATAGATGATGTAGTTTTAGTTTCTGCCAGCGGCAAACCTATGCACCGAGAAAGTGAAGTAATAGACGTTTGGTTTGACAGTGGAAGTATGCCTTATGCTCAGTGGGGCTACCCTAAACACAATAAAAACATGATAGACAAAGGCACTGCTTATCCTGCCGATTTTATTGCCGAAGGTGTTGACCAAACCAGAGGATGGTTTTTTACTTTGCACACCATTTCTACTATTTTGTTTGATAAACCTGCTTTTAAAAATGTAATAGCCAATGGCTTGGTTTTAGATAAAGACGGGCAAAAAATGAGCAAGCGAAAAAGAAATACCATTGACCCTTTTGAAACACTTAATACCTACGGTGCTGATGCTACGCGCTGGTACATGATGAGCAATTCTCAGCCGTGGGATAACCTAAAATTTGACCTGCAAGGTTTAGATGAAGTGCGTAGAAAACTGTTTGGTACGCTATATAATACCTACTCTTTCTTTTCGCTTTATGCTAATATAGACCAATTCAAATTTGCAGAAAAAAGCATTGCTTTAAAAGACCGACAGGAAATAGACCAATGGATTTTATCGGTATTAAATACTTTGGTAAAAGAAGTACAAAGTGCTTTAGATAATTACGAACCCACCAATGCGGCAAGGTTAATACAAGATTTTGTAGATAATAATTTAAGCAACTGGTATGTGCGGTTAAATAGACGTAGATTTTGGAAAGGCGATTATAGCGAAGACAAAATAATGGCATATCAAACTCTTTACACTTGTTTAGAAACCATTAGTTTGCTTATGGCACCTTTTGCTCCTTTCTTTAGCGATTTTATGTATAGAAACCTAAATAATGTAAGCGGCAGAAATAAAGCCACGTCTGTTCATTTAGCAGATTTCCCTAAAGCCGATGAAAAAGCAATAGATACCGACTTAGAAGAAAGAATGGCTTTGGCACAAAATATTTCTTCTATGGTGCTTTCACTTAGAAAAAAAGAAATGATAAAAGTGCGACAGCCTTTATCAAAAATAATAATACCCGTTATAAAAGAAGGTTTGCAAGCTAAAGTAGAAAAAGTAGAAAACTATATTTTAGATGAAATAAACGTAAAAGAAATAGAATATCTAAAAGACACTTCGGGTATTATAAAAAAGGTAATAAAACCAAATTTTAAAACTTTAGGACCTAAATACGGAAAAGATATGAAGGCTATAAATATGGCTGTTCAAAAATTTTCTCAGGAGGATATAGATGAAATAGAACAAAAAGGGCGTTATATTTTAAGCGTAGATAATAAAACGATAGAATTGTCTATAGAAGATGTAGAAATAAGCTCTGATGATATAGAAGGATGGTTGGTTGCATCGGATAAAGGCGTTACGGTGGCATTAGATATCCACATTACACCAGAGTTAGAAGCAGAGGGTAATGCCCGAGAATTAGTAAACAGACTTCAAAACTTAAGAAAAGATAAAGGTTTAGAGGTTACAGATAGAATAATTGTTACCTTAGAGAAAAGTGAAATATTTTCTGCTGCAATTAGCTTATTTAAAGCTTATATTTGCAATGAAATATTAGCAAAAGACATTTTTGAAGAAGAAAATTTAAAAACAGGAACAAAAATTGAAGTAAATGATGTTGAAATATTGATAAACATTGAAAAAATAGCATAA
- a CDS encoding TraR/DksA family transcriptional regulator, with amino-acid sequence MANDNKKTRYSDSELEEFKEIIEKKLVEAREELEEYQNQILKKNSGASDTDYKFNGLEDSHILVEREYLSQQAGRQAKFINHLENALVRIQNKTYGICRKTGKLINKERLKAVPHATLSIEAKMSQND; translated from the coding sequence ATGGCAAACGACAATAAAAAAACAAGATATTCTGACAGCGAGTTGGAAGAATTTAAAGAAATAATAGAGAAAAAATTAGTAGAAGCCCGAGAAGAGTTAGAAGAGTATCAAAATCAAATTTTGAAAAAAAACTCCGGTGCTTCAGATACTGATTATAAATTTAATGGCTTAGAAGATAGTCATATACTTGTAGAGCGAGAATACTTAAGCCAGCAAGCGGGCAGACAAGCCAAATTTATCAATCATTTAGAAAATGCCTTAGTGCGTATTCAAAACAAAACTTATGGTATTTGCCGTAAAACGGGCAAGTTGATAAACAAAGAAAGACTTAAAGCTGTACCTCATGCTACTTTAAGCATAGAAGCTAAAATGTCTCAAAACGATTAA
- a CDS encoding lipoprotein signal peptidase, producing MKLLKSRSFIALSITFLVLVFDQWSKIWIKTHMRINEQFNFIGSWFQIHFVENKGMAMGISWGGEIGKYSLTLFRIIAIIAIAYYLFTLIKAHKSKLFIGIMALILAGAAGNVIDSLFYGLIFSESYTQVAGFVPWGTGYTSFMQGHVVDMISIQLFKIPNWVPVYGGYTFFPFIFNIADAAISVGIILIILFQKRLFGEKEMQQ from the coding sequence ATTAAGCTTTTGAAAAGTAGAAGTTTTATTGCATTAAGTATTACTTTTTTAGTTCTGGTTTTTGATCAGTGGTCAAAAATTTGGATTAAAACACACATGCGTATAAATGAACAGTTTAATTTTATAGGCAGTTGGTTTCAAATCCACTTTGTAGAAAATAAAGGAATGGCTATGGGTATTTCGTGGGGTGGCGAAATAGGAAAATACAGCCTTACTTTATTTAGAATTATAGCCATTATTGCTATAGCTTATTATTTATTCACTTTAATAAAAGCACATAAATCAAAGTTGTTTATTGGTATTATGGCATTGATATTGGCAGGTGCTGCCGGCAATGTTATAGACAGCCTTTTCTATGGATTAATTTTTAGTGAAAGCTACACTCAAGTGGCCGGTTTTGTGCCTTGGGGCACAGGCTACACCAGTTTTATGCAAGGTCATGTGGTAGATATGATTTCTATACAGCTATTTAAAATACCTAATTGGGTGCCTGTTTATGGTGGCTACACTTTTTTCCCTTTTATATTTAATATAGCCGATGCTGCTATTAGCGTGGGTATTATTTTAATAATTCTTTTTCAAAAACGTTTGTTTGGAGAAAAAGAGATGCAACAGTAA
- a CDS encoding proline--tRNA ligase: MSKGLTNRNEDYSQWYNELVLKADLAEHSDVRGCMVIKPYGFAIWENMKAELDKRFKETGHVNAYFPLFIPKSYLSKEADHVEGFAKECAVVTHYRLKTAPDGNGVVVDPDAKLEEELVVRPTSETIIWNTYRNWIQSYRDLPLLINQWANVVRWEMRTRLFLRTAEFLWQEGHTAHATKQEAIAEAEKMLDVYADFAENFMAMPVIKGTKSPSERFAGALETYCIEALMQDGKALQAGTSHFLGQNFAKAFDVRFADKEGNEEYVWATSWGVSTRLMGALIMTHSDDEGLVLPPKLAPYQTVIIPFFLKNKPEVNDQIMLKAEEMAEELRKAGIRVQIDKDDTKRPGFKFAEYELKGYPTRIVIGPRDLENGTVEIARRDTKEKNTLSSSNIAQTIGQLLTDIETGIKNKALQHRADNTTEVKTYDEFKQVLENKGGFIVANWDGTAETEDKIKEETGATIRCIPLEDNAPNGSCIYTGKEAKHKVIFARAY, translated from the coding sequence ATGAGCAAAGGTTTAACAAATCGTAACGAAGATTATTCGCAATGGTATAATGAATTAGTACTAAAAGCCGACCTTGCAGAGCATAGCGATGTGCGTGGTTGTATGGTTATAAAACCTTATGGTTTCGCTATTTGGGAAAATATGAAAGCTGAGCTGGATAAGCGTTTTAAAGAAACAGGACACGTTAATGCGTATTTCCCTTTATTTATTCCTAAAAGTTATTTAAGCAAAGAAGCAGACCATGTGGAAGGTTTTGCTAAAGAATGTGCCGTAGTAACACATTATAGACTAAAAACTGCTCCTGATGGCAATGGCGTGGTGGTGGACCCAGATGCTAAACTTGAAGAAGAATTAGTGGTGCGTCCTACTTCGGAAACTATTATTTGGAATACCTACAGAAATTGGATACAATCATACAGAGATTTACCTTTATTAATAAACCAGTGGGCAAATGTGGTGCGTTGGGAAATGCGAACACGATTATTTTTGCGTACAGCAGAATTTTTATGGCAAGAAGGACACACGGCACACGCTACAAAGCAAGAAGCTATAGCCGAAGCAGAAAAAATGCTGGATGTTTACGCAGACTTTGCCGAAAATTTTATGGCAATGCCTGTAATAAAAGGTACAAAAAGCCCAAGCGAAAGATTTGCCGGAGCATTAGAAACTTATTGTATAGAAGCTTTAATGCAAGATGGCAAAGCTTTGCAAGCGGGAACAAGCCACTTTTTAGGGCAAAATTTTGCTAAAGCTTTTGATGTAAGGTTTGCAGACAAAGAAGGAAATGAAGAATATGTGTGGGCAACATCTTGGGGTGTTTCTACAAGGCTAATGGGTGCGTTAATAATGACCCACAGCGATGACGAAGGTTTAGTATTGCCTCCAAAATTAGCACCTTATCAAACGGTAATAATTCCTTTTTTCTTAAAAAATAAACCGGAAGTTAACGACCAAATTATGCTAAAAGCCGAAGAAATGGCTGAAGAATTAAGAAAAGCAGGCATAAGAGTACAAATAGATAAAGACGATACCAAACGCCCGGGTTTTAAATTTGCAGAATACGAACTGAAAGGCTACCCTACAAGAATAGTAATAGGCCCGAGAGATTTGGAAAACGGCACGGTAGAAATAGCCAGAAGAGATACTAAAGAAAAAAACACTTTAAGCAGTAGTAATATTGCTCAAACTATTGGGCAGTTGCTTACAGATATAGAAACAGGCATAAAAAATAAAGCACTACAACACCGTGCTGATAACACTACGGAGGTAAAAACTTATGATGAGTTTAAGCAGGTTTTAGAAAATAAAGGTGGTTTTATAGTAGCTAACTGGGACGGCACTGCTGAAACTGAGGATAAAATAAAAGAAGAAACGGGAGCAACTATCCGCTGTATTCCATTGGAAGATAATGCACCTAACGGCTCATGTATTTATACAGGAAAAGAAGCGAAGCATAAAGTAATTTTTGCGAGAGCGTATTAA
- a CDS encoding outer membrane protein transport protein, translating to MKIQYKLYTILAVLLSFSAVAQNYETDAINIATENYAGSARFAALSGAFSSVGADLSNLSHNPAGVGMYRSSMFQVSLGYGYAKNNASFYNKDFGEFKGNLLIPSAGAVFSTKKPSKKGTIRNAAFAIGVNQLADYTYNETIEHFNETPNASMTNIWNTEMNTVYGATNADVVDGLPSLDDVSFETFNAYYGYLVNWDSTVLGYTTPVQGSFKQTRYNERTGKKHEMFISAGANYLDKLYFGATIGIPILNYRLNSIYSEEDTQNDSLNTFFNSYEMQNNYKMEGLGFNFKAGLIYKPTQWFRMSAAFHTPERISMTENYSSQLSSRNDYYNTDNDALTGEANYKLRLPWKANAGMSFYYKTNGFISVDYQTVGYNSMKYDFGNNFRDYNNLINSQLKNKYQNTHQVRVGIEAVIKVLRLRAGYSYTTSPIKKAFRVNASDLSRQSFSGGIGFLFNQKFALDFAYVHYLTKEFEQPYLIQGVDISGINKKISRGTGVVSFAYRFR from the coding sequence ATGAAAATACAATATAAACTATATACAATTTTAGCTGTATTGCTTTCATTTTCGGCAGTAGCTCAAAATTATGAAACCGATGCCATTAATATTGCTACAGAAAATTATGCAGGTTCTGCACGGTTTGCTGCTTTAAGTGGTGCTTTTAGTAGCGTTGGTGCCGATTTATCAAATTTAAGTCATAATCCTGCCGGAGTAGGAATGTACCGAAGCTCTATGTTTCAAGTTTCTTTAGGATATGGATATGCTAAAAACAACGCTTCTTTTTATAACAAAGATTTTGGCGAGTTTAAAGGCAATTTACTAATCCCAAGTGCCGGAGCTGTTTTTTCAACCAAAAAGCCAAGCAAAAAAGGAACTATTAGAAATGCTGCTTTTGCCATAGGAGTTAATCAGTTGGCAGATTATACTTACAATGAAACCATAGAACATTTTAATGAAACACCTAATGCTTCAATGACCAATATTTGGAATACAGAGATGAACACAGTTTACGGTGCAACCAATGCAGATGTTGTTGATGGTTTACCTTCTTTAGATGATGTTTCGTTTGAAACTTTTAATGCTTACTATGGTTATTTGGTTAATTGGGATTCAACAGTATTAGGCTACACCACTCCTGTGCAAGGCTCTTTTAAACAAACAAGATATAATGAAAGAACAGGGAAAAAACACGAAATGTTTATTTCGGCAGGAGCAAATTATTTAGATAAATTATATTTTGGAGCTACTATTGGTATTCCTATTTTAAATTATAGGCTTAACAGCATATACAGCGAAGAAGATACACAAAATGATAGCCTAAATACTTTTTTTAATTCGTATGAAATGCAAAACAATTATAAAATGGAAGGTTTGGGTTTCAATTTTAAAGCAGGGCTTATTTACAAACCAACGCAATGGTTTAGAATGTCGGCAGCTTTTCATACACCGGAAAGAATTAGCATGACAGAAAATTATTCTTCGCAGCTTAGTAGTAGAAACGATTATTATAATACAGACAATGATGCACTAACAGGAGAAGCCAACTATAAACTTAGACTGCCGTGGAAAGCTAATGCAGGTATGAGTTTTTATTATAAAACTAATGGCTTTATTTCTGTAGATTATCAAACAGTAGGCTACAATAGCATGAAATATGATTTTGGCAATAATTTTAGAGATTATAACAATTTGATAAACAGCCAATTAAAAAATAAATACCAAAATACACATCAAGTAAGAGTGGGAATAGAAGCCGTTATAAAAGTATTAAGACTTAGAGCAGGATATAGCTACACCACAAGCCCAATTAAAAAGGCATTTAGAGTAAATGCTTCAGATTTAAGCCGACAAAGTTTTTCTGGTGGAATAGGATTTTTATTTAACCAAAAATTTGCTTTAGATTTTGCTTATGTTCATTATTTAACTAAAGAATTTGAACAACCTTATTTAATTCAAGGTGTAGATATTTCTGGTATCAACAAAAAAATAAGTAGAGGTACGGGTGTGGTAAGTTTTGCTTATAGATTTAGATAG
- a CDS encoding CocE/NonD family hydrolase gives MPTNKYFLIAIFLFVATQIFAQITPSSTVSIPMRDGKILKGDLYLPNNTDSFSTILIQTPYNKNNFRLTGLPAGVKYNIANSPYAFLVVDWRCYFQSAAACVATVNSGQDGYDAVEWIAQQSWSNGKVGTWGPSALSVIQFQTAKEQPPHLVCGVPVVTAPQTYYSKYFEGGALRIDYFDFVSTYFGLNNIILDNPYYNNLWAYAETSSTYPQDIEVPMFIVGGWFDINVDDCFNMFNLLKTSSATGVRNKHRLLMGPWSHSEIDNANQGDLMYNNAAGLADSLTRMYFDYHLENVNNGWENTPFVQYYQMGTNELKSNDVWPPNEVSNDTFFFHNNNILSPLAPTNTTNDFLSFVYNPQNPSPSIGGKYFETHFVNTNVGPIDQRDSVESRNDNIIYTSEPLTEDVVVQGKIKAKIYFSSDRKDTDLSLRITDVYPDGRSIIFAESHYRLRFRNGFTIADTAFMTPNSVYEVEMETENLGLTFLEGHRIRVIVTSSNYPRFNRNMNTGEEMYPNYNIDTLVNPLIATNNIHSSSSYPSSIILPVNKTNDTTGTAINNLYLDDKMELSVYPVPSSNFIYIDKLLPWQKMELYDISGKMVWNNSVGGYQPNYKIDVSNFNKGSYILKVIGKNHEIGVAKVMVN, from the coding sequence ATGCCAACCAACAAATATTTTTTAATTGCTATTTTTTTATTTGTAGCTACTCAGATTTTTGCACAAATAACCCCCAGCTCCACGGTATCTATCCCTATGCGAGATGGGAAAATATTAAAAGGAGATTTATACTTGCCCAATAATACTGACTCTTTTTCAACCATTTTAATTCAAACACCATATAATAAAAATAATTTTAGATTAACGGGTTTACCTGCTGGCGTAAAATATAATATAGCCAATAGCCCTTATGCTTTTTTAGTGGTAGATTGGCGGTGTTATTTTCAATCAGCTGCAGCTTGTGTGGCAACTGTAAATAGTGGACAAGATGGATACGATGCCGTAGAATGGATAGCTCAGCAAAGTTGGTCTAACGGGAAAGTGGGCACTTGGGGGCCATCGGCATTGAGTGTTATTCAGTTTCAAACCGCAAAAGAGCAGCCACCACATTTAGTTTGTGGTGTACCTGTAGTAACAGCTCCTCAAACATACTACTCCAAATATTTTGAGGGCGGAGCTTTAAGAATAGATTATTTTGATTTTGTAAGCACTTATTTTGGTCTTAATAATATAATTTTAGATAATCCTTATTACAACAATTTGTGGGCGTATGCAGAAACCAGTAGCACTTACCCTCAAGATATTGAAGTGCCTATGTTTATTGTTGGTGGCTGGTTTGATATAAATGTTGATGACTGTTTTAATATGTTTAATTTGTTAAAAACTTCTTCGGCAACAGGAGTAAGAAATAAGCACAGACTACTCATGGGACCATGGTCGCATAGTGAAATAGACAATGCTAACCAAGGAGATTTAATGTACAATAATGCAGCAGGATTGGCAGATTCGCTGACGAGAATGTATTTTGATTATCATTTAGAAAATGTAAATAATGGCTGGGAAAACACGCCTTTTGTTCAGTATTATCAAATGGGAACAAATGAGCTAAAAAGTAATGATGTTTGGCCTCCTAATGAAGTAAGTAATGATACTTTTTTCTTTCATAATAATAATATTTTAAGCCCTTTAGCACCAACAAACACTACAAATGATTTTTTATCTTTTGTTTACAATCCCCAAAATCCATCGCCCTCAATAGGTGGTAAATATTTTGAAACTCATTTTGTAAATACTAATGTAGGGCCAATAGACCAAAGAGATTCTGTAGAAAGTAGAAACGATAACATTATTTATACAAGTGAGCCTTTAACAGAAGATGTTGTGGTTCAAGGGAAAATTAAAGCTAAAATCTACTTTTCTTCAGATAGAAAAGATACAGATTTATCTTTGCGAATAACAGATGTATATCCCGATGGGCGTTCAATAATTTTTGCTGAAAGTCATTATAGATTGCGTTTTAGAAATGGTTTTACCATAGCAGATACCGCTTTTATGACGCCAAATTCTGTTTATGAAGTGGAAATGGAAACCGAAAATTTAGGTTTAACTTTTTTAGAAGGACACCGTATTAGAGTAATAGTTACTTCGTCTAACTACCCCCGTTTTAACAGAAATATGAATACGGGCGAAGAAATGTACCCAAACTATAATATAGATACACTGGTAAATCCGCTTATAGCTACTAACAATATTCACAGCAGTAGTTCTTATCCGTCTTCTATTATTTTGCCAGTTAATAAAACAAATGATACTACCGGAACAGCTATTAATAATTTATACTTAGATGACAAAATGGAATTGAGTGTTTATCCTGTTCCTTCGTCAAATTTTATTTATATAGACAAACTTTTGCCTTGGCAAAAAATGGAACTATATGATATTAGTGGCAAAATGGTTTGGAATAACTCTGTAGGTGGCTATCAACCTAATTATAAAATAGATGTTTCTAATTTTAATAAAGGAAGCTATATTTTAAAAGTAATAGGTAAAAACCATGAAATAGGTGTAGCTAAAGTAATGGTAAATTAA